From Calditrichota bacterium, one genomic window encodes:
- a CDS encoding T9SS type A sorting domain-containing protein — protein sequence MKYFLSILFFCLSVCHSQLLYKFDEIARNTHYGTARDIAIDSNGTIFLINDEHLRIFNYEDSILILRSDYSFEHETPIKVTVTSDGIIFLAGQDGLYAYNYDESLTLIDYALYEDGYPKAITTNKNGKVFLATGSGGLYAFNFDGSNLIKTAHIDSGGYAVDVVVYNDSTIILANEDDGLRVYTYNGISFFDLAHIPIDSGYTAEIEMNDDGIIFVVNSMWNGNDNLIAYVFDGFDFTNIANLQLDDNDARVLSLSKDGDILLYQDKKALFAYSFNDSFFTKTAQIDIEEFVYGISVNNEDVVFLANAVDGLRAYDYYGSSFTNTAHFSNGTARNVVLADDGTVFLDNGEDGLRAYTFDGESLNNTAHFDLEKDIMGLTITADNSIVFAAHDSLFAYFYDGNNFTNTAMTAIKGESGYVEDIEVNSDNMVFLVSSIGGLLAYNYDGVSFNNTAHFNQSSSNHDLAIVNDSTIYMLGDSIWVLNYDGISFIRVAAIKSNDFSRIAVGIDGTVYASNYDSLYAFSFDGFNFLKLAQIQTELHVGEIRVSSDNHIFVTTFGYSSSGPLYAYGFNGESFYKTAENERGGVDIALGMDGIVYLAGSTSGRRWRPGPLIAYRYSFFTSINETAISSIQGFALKQNFPNPFNPNTTIEYQLNKTNNVDLSIYNILGQKVSTLVQKTQQAGSYKVNWNSNGVTSGVYFYTLKTSDGFEETKKLVVIK from the coding sequence ATGAAGTACTTCCTGTCTATTTTGTTTTTTTGTCTTTCGGTTTGCCATTCACAATTACTCTACAAATTTGATGAGATTGCTCGCAATACTCACTATGGAACTGCAAGAGATATAGCAATTGATTCAAATGGAACAATTTTCCTAATAAATGATGAACATTTAAGAATTTTTAATTATGAAGACTCGATTCTAATATTGAGATCAGATTACTCATTTGAGCATGAAACTCCCATTAAAGTAACTGTTACTTCAGATGGAATCATTTTTCTCGCAGGTCAAGATGGCTTGTATGCATATAATTATGATGAAAGTCTTACACTAATTGATTACGCTCTTTATGAAGATGGTTATCCTAAAGCAATAACAACAAATAAAAATGGAAAGGTATTTCTTGCCACAGGATCTGGCGGTTTGTACGCTTTTAACTTTGATGGTTCAAATTTAATAAAAACAGCCCATATTGATAGTGGCGGATATGCAGTTGATGTAGTTGTGTACAATGACAGTACAATCATTTTAGCAAATGAAGATGATGGTTTGCGGGTATACACTTATAACGGGATTTCGTTTTTTGATTTGGCACATATTCCTATTGATAGCGGCTATACTGCTGAAATTGAAATGAACGACGATGGGATCATTTTTGTAGTAAATAGTATGTGGAATGGTAATGATAATTTGATAGCATATGTTTTTGATGGATTTGATTTTACTAATATTGCCAACCTACAGCTTGATGATAACGATGCCAGAGTGCTTTCTTTAAGTAAAGATGGTGATATTCTTCTTTACCAGGATAAAAAGGCTTTATTTGCCTATAGTTTTAACGACTCGTTTTTTACAAAGACAGCGCAAATTGATATTGAAGAGTTTGTTTATGGTATAAGTGTAAATAATGAAGATGTTGTATTTTTGGCAAATGCTGTAGATGGGCTGCGGGCTTACGATTACTATGGATCTTCATTTACAAATACGGCTCATTTTTCGAATGGAACTGCCCGAAACGTAGTCCTCGCAGATGATGGAACTGTCTTCTTAGACAATGGTGAGGATGGTCTACGTGCTTATACGTTTGATGGCGAATCATTGAATAATACGGCCCATTTTGACTTAGAAAAAGATATTATGGGTTTGACCATTACTGCTGATAACAGCATTGTTTTTGCAGCCCACGATAGCCTGTTTGCTTATTTTTATGATGGTAATAACTTCACAAATACAGCAATGACTGCAATTAAGGGTGAAAGTGGATATGTTGAAGATATTGAAGTTAATTCTGACAATATGGTATTCCTTGTTAGTTCAATAGGTGGATTGTTGGCCTATAACTATGATGGGGTCTCTTTTAATAATACTGCTCATTTTAACCAGAGCTCTTCAAACCATGACCTTGCCATTGTAAACGATAGTACAATCTATATGCTTGGTGATAGTATATGGGTTTTAAACTATGATGGGATTTCCTTTATTAGAGTTGCAGCGATAAAATCCAACGATTTTTCCAGGATTGCTGTTGGCATTGATGGTACTGTTTATGCCAGTAATTATGATAGTTTGTATGCTTTTAGCTTTGACGGTTTTAATTTTTTAAAATTGGCACAAATACAAACAGAGCTTCATGTAGGTGAGATAAGAGTTAGCAGTGATAATCATATTTTCGTTACAACTTTTGGATATAGTAGTTCCGGACCTTTATACGCATATGGCTTTAACGGTGAATCATTCTACAAAACGGCTGAAAATGAACGGGGAGGAGTAGATATAGCTCTTGGAATGGATGGGATTGTTTACCTAGCGGGATCGACCAGTGGAAGACGTTGGCGACCCGGACCATTAATCGCTTATAGATATTCATTTTTTACTTCTATAAATGAAACTGCTATAAGTAGCATACAAGGATTTGCATTAAAGCAAAATTTTCCTAACCCATTTAATCCAAATACAACTATTGAATATCAATTGAACAAAACCAACAATGTTGATTTAAGTATATACAATATTCTTGGTCAAAAAGTCTCTACTCTGGTTCAGAAAACGCAACAGGCTGGTAGTTACAAAGTGAATTGGAATTCCAATGGAGTCACAAGTGGAGTTTATTTTTATACACTAAAAACATCCGATGGATTTGAGGAAACAAAAAAGCTGGTTGTAATAAAATAA
- a CDS encoding T9SS type A sorting domain-containing protein: MKTYLFSILILVVSNSQAQYSHTFTLAAHANIEVENDGYIGRGRDVAVGLDGTVFLAVGSEGSILGSILGTFGLSAYSFNGSSLINTAYAPIDSGQAFDVAVGPDGIVFLASSKSGGHHGEPGDDGLRSFIYQDTTFTNTAHIDDNGSARSVIVGPDGTVFLASSGDGLRAYSYDGDSFINTAHIYNGDDAESVAVNSNGTVFVAYGDSGLYAYRYDDTSFTNIGHINDEGWANGVVVGQGGTIFLANGEDGLRAYNFDGVSFTNTAHVNNVDEKGFAHDVTIGLEGTVFLTGGDDGLRAYDYNGTSFTNTAHIYDSTGSAHGVAVGPDGTIFLANWEGGLVAYTYSPISGFADKLLRSPIQFVLSHNYPNPFNPSTTIKYQLPKTSKVDLSIYNLLGQKVISLVNKKQQSGQYAIEWDASGFSTGVYYYQLKTDRGYIKTRKLILLK, from the coding sequence ATGAAAACTTATTTATTTAGTATTTTAATTTTAGTAGTTTCTAATAGCCAGGCTCAATATTCTCATACTTTTACCCTCGCTGCTCATGCCAATATTGAAGTGGAAAATGATGGTTATATTGGAAGGGGCAGGGATGTTGCAGTGGGCCTTGATGGTACAGTTTTTCTGGCCGTTGGATCAGAAGGATCTATATTGGGTTCGATTCTTGGTACTTTTGGTTTGTCTGCTTATAGTTTTAATGGTTCTTCTCTCATCAACACAGCATACGCTCCTATTGATAGTGGGCAAGCATTTGACGTTGCGGTTGGCCCAGACGGTATTGTTTTCCTTGCTAGCAGTAAAAGTGGAGGACATCATGGTGAACCTGGCGATGATGGTTTACGTTCTTTCATTTATCAAGATACTACTTTTACCAACACCGCACATATTGATGATAATGGTTCAGCTCGTAGTGTGATTGTTGGTCCGGACGGGACTGTTTTTCTTGCCAGTAGTGGAGATGGCTTACGCGCCTATAGTTATGATGGTGATTCATTTATAAACACAGCTCATATTTACAATGGCGATGATGCTGAAAGTGTTGCTGTTAATTCAAATGGAACTGTTTTTGTAGCTTATGGCGACTCTGGTTTATACGCTTATAGATATGATGACACATCCTTTACAAACATTGGTCATATTAATGATGAAGGTTGGGCCAATGGTGTGGTAGTTGGCCAGGGTGGAACTATTTTTCTGGCAAATGGTGAAGATGGCTTACGGGCTTATAATTTTGATGGTGTTTCATTTACTAACACTGCCCATGTTAATAATGTGGATGAAAAAGGTTTCGCCCATGATGTAACCATCGGATTGGAAGGAACAGTTTTTTTAACCGGTGGAGATGATGGCTTGAGGGCTTATGATTATAATGGTACATCTTTTACAAATACGGCCCATATTTACGATAGCACTGGTTCGGCCCACGGAGTAGCGGTTGGTCCAGACGGGACTATTTTTCTGGCTAATTGGGAAGGCGGTTTAGTTGCTTATACATACTCTCCTATTTCAGGTTTTGCAGATAAATTGTTAAGAAGTCCAATTCAATTTGTACTTTCACATAATTACCCCAATCCGTTTAATCCTAGTACAACTATTAAATACCAACTGCCTAAAACCAGCAAAGTTGATTTAAGTATTTACAATCTTCTTGGTCAAAAAGTGATATCTTTAGTGAACAAAAAACAACAGTCCGGACAATATGCAATTGAATGGGATGCCAGTGGCTTTAGTACCGGTGTTTATTATTATCAACTAAAAACAGACCGGGGATATATTAAAACCAGAAAACTTATTCTGTTAAAATAG
- a CDS encoding T9SS type A sorting domain-containing protein: MKLFTLNVATIILFSGVLNAQFTHTFSETARNTHYGSVESVTGDSNGTIFIANGSGGLKAFNKTDTNLVFISQIDDDSSPYKVIIGQDGTIFTVGSNWRINDYRLSAYNFNGLSFTKKDEIVVPDYFTDIAIVNDSTIFAATDDMLIAYSFISGTFSKEPVAQISVDGHLNSIAVDSNGIVFTANLREMQAYHYHDSTFKNIASVNVNESGEEEDLTIGVDGTIFLTVDNYQDHTKLFAYKFIDSAFVYNTHIDVPGRRWSAGDVTVAPDGTVFLVKFLYGLIAYEYDGSSFKNSGYIDIKGSVEDMYISSNGDIFLANGGLSIYNFDGISFTKTAIQIRYSEANDVVTNNKGLVFLANGADGLRVYSYDGSSLLNIAHAYVDTGLASGVSLSPDETIFLANGTDGLRAYQLNESSLVNTAHVPFDSGYAQKVTTDANGTVFLVTEKELQAYDYNGVSFTKTAWTSIDSGLISDVTVVDDGTVFLAGNGWRNRGGFHTDDDGLRAYKYDGHSFTNKAHIDNDGWASGIALGLDGTVYLANGEDGIRVYNYFDTLFTNIAFTLVFNGWASDVAIGLDGNIFLADSDYESNSLFAYQYENNSILKNVAKSEDIGKANRVVVSADGTIFLATNDEGLIVYEYAEITSISHNSYSNPESFKLNQNYPNPFNPTTTIEYQLPKTSKIQLSIYNLLGQKVATLVNKKQSAGKYSVEWDATGFSSGLYFYKLETGSGFEQTRKLVVLK, translated from the coding sequence ATGAAATTATTTACTCTTAACGTTGCAACTATAATATTATTTTCTGGTGTATTAAACGCTCAATTCACACACACTTTTTCAGAAACGGCTCGAAATACACACTATGGCAGTGTAGAGAGTGTCACGGGCGACTCAAATGGAACAATTTTTATAGCAAATGGATCGGGTGGCCTAAAGGCTTTTAATAAAACTGATACTAATTTGGTTTTCATCTCACAAATAGATGATGATAGTTCCCCATATAAAGTAATTATTGGACAAGATGGCACTATTTTTACTGTTGGAAGTAATTGGCGAATAAATGATTATAGATTATCTGCTTATAATTTTAATGGCCTTTCTTTTACTAAAAAAGATGAAATTGTAGTACCGGATTATTTCACAGATATTGCAATCGTGAATGATTCAACAATTTTTGCAGCTACAGATGATATGTTGATAGCTTATTCTTTTATAAGTGGAACTTTCTCCAAAGAACCTGTGGCCCAGATATCTGTTGATGGTCACTTAAATTCAATTGCTGTAGATTCAAACGGAATTGTTTTTACAGCTAACCTAAGAGAAATGCAGGCATATCATTATCATGACTCAACTTTTAAAAATATTGCTTCGGTAAATGTAAATGAATCTGGGGAAGAAGAGGATTTAACAATTGGTGTGGATGGCACCATTTTTTTGACGGTTGACAATTATCAAGACCATACCAAGTTATTCGCTTATAAATTTATAGATAGTGCATTTGTGTATAACACTCATATTGATGTTCCGGGAAGGCGATGGAGCGCAGGTGATGTTACTGTTGCCCCTGATGGAACGGTTTTTCTTGTAAAGTTTTTGTATGGGTTAATTGCTTATGAATATGATGGTTCTTCTTTTAAAAATTCAGGATACATTGATATTAAAGGTTCTGTTGAAGATATGTATATAAGCTCGAATGGTGATATTTTTTTAGCTAATGGTGGATTATCTATATATAATTTTGATGGCATTTCTTTTACCAAAACAGCAATTCAAATAAGGTACAGTGAAGCAAATGATGTTGTAACAAATAATAAAGGGTTAGTTTTTTTAGCAAATGGTGCAGATGGACTACGGGTTTATTCTTATGACGGGTCATCTCTTTTAAATATTGCCCACGCTTATGTGGACACCGGTCTTGCATCCGGGGTTTCATTAAGTCCTGATGAGACTATTTTTTTAGCAAATGGTACAGACGGCCTCCGTGCTTACCAGTTAAATGAATCGTCTCTAGTAAATACAGCCCATGTACCTTTTGATAGTGGGTATGCGCAAAAAGTGACAACAGATGCAAATGGGACTGTTTTTTTGGTTACCGAAAAAGAATTACAAGCATATGATTATAACGGTGTATCATTTACTAAAACGGCATGGACTTCGATTGATAGTGGTTTGATAAGCGATGTAACCGTTGTAGACGATGGTACTGTATTCCTTGCAGGTAACGGCTGGCGCAATCGAGGAGGCTTTCATACAGATGATGATGGATTACGTGCATACAAATATGATGGTCATTCATTTACAAATAAAGCCCATATTGATAATGATGGGTGGGCATCGGGTATTGCCCTGGGGTTGGATGGGACAGTCTATCTTGCAAATGGTGAAGATGGAATACGTGTATATAATTACTTTGATACTTTATTTACCAACATTGCTTTTACACTTGTTTTCAATGGCTGGGCTAGTGATGTAGCTATTGGATTGGATGGAAACATTTTTTTAGCAGATTCTGATTATGAAAGCAATTCACTATTCGCATATCAATACGAGAATAATTCCATTCTTAAAAATGTTGCGAAAAGTGAAGATATTGGCAAAGCAAATAGAGTTGTTGTCAGCGCGGACGGAACCATTTTCCTGGCCACGAACGATGAAGGTCTGATCGTTTATGAATACGCTGAAATAACTTCTATTTCCCATAACTCCTATAGCAATCCCGAAAGTTTTAAGTTAAATCAAAATTACCCCAATCCTTTTAATCCAACAACAACTATAGAATATCAGCTTCCCAAAACCAGCAAAATACAGTTGAGTATCTACAACCTGCTTGGGCAAAAAGTGGCCACACTGGTAAATAAAAAACAATCTGCAGGTAAGTACAGTGTTGAGTGGGATGCCACTGGTTTTAGCTCGGGCCTATATTTTTACAAACTTGAAACAGGCAGCGGATTTGAGCAAACCCGCAAATTGGTGGTGCTAAAGTAA
- a CDS encoding DUF1028 domain-containing protein encodes MKAVYITFLIIIPFYGFSQHTFSIVAVDSVTGEIGSAGATCLDNVILQGEEGALVISDIILGVGAIHTQAWWDTTNQFAARARMENGDSPQEIIDWLIQNDSGKDGANINDRQYGIININNGHPRTAAYTGSSTPFVTNHIRGANYSIQGNTLLERAVLDDMESSFLNTSGSLADKLMAAMQGAKRIGADRRCSDDGVSSLSAFLRVAQPNDTLSGYGQLNLDINIGNTPNSVDPINSLQNEYDQWLIANYDAAYLSRGLVSSTYLQPGIDTLTLSAVVYNHAEHDVEVFAKITDSDNLLVDSLSLFNDGLHNDAAFDDSIWAVQFKPESIEKSYKVSITTIDKSVGLSFINKNITQFTTIGPVKVTERAYIDTSYNQDTNTQFILLTIKNYGITTKAKDLSVTLNTEDPRIEKMEISTRTIPDLEPGEIDTSTIFSLFAFVYADSFLPDCTLINPILFNVDVFSDGYLYWTSSFEFVADKISTIKGEQHLIPEKYYLNQNYPNPFNPVTTISYYLPKTSKVKLYVFDLQGKIVATLVNNKQSAGIHKVEWDAKGFATGVYLYKLEVDDFVRIRKMVVLK; translated from the coding sequence ATGAAGGCGGTCTATATAACTTTCTTAATAATAATTCCTTTTTATGGATTTTCCCAACATACTTTTTCTATTGTAGCTGTTGATTCAGTTACAGGTGAAATTGGCAGTGCGGGAGCTACATGCCTAGACAATGTAATTCTTCAAGGTGAGGAAGGAGCACTGGTTATTAGTGATATTATTCTTGGAGTTGGTGCAATACACACCCAGGCTTGGTGGGATACAACAAACCAATTTGCAGCCCGAGCAAGAATGGAAAATGGAGACTCACCTCAGGAAATAATAGACTGGTTAATCCAAAATGATTCAGGAAAAGATGGGGCCAACATTAATGACCGGCAATATGGTATAATAAATATTAATAATGGACATCCTAGAACAGCCGCTTATACCGGAAGTAGTACCCCTTTTGTGACCAATCATATTCGTGGGGCAAATTATTCAATTCAAGGCAATACTCTTTTAGAGCGTGCTGTGCTTGATGATATGGAAAGCTCTTTTCTTAATACATCAGGCTCCCTTGCAGATAAGTTAATGGCAGCTATGCAGGGAGCAAAAAGAATTGGCGCAGATCGTAGGTGTTCCGATGATGGCGTGAGTTCTTTATCTGCATTTTTACGGGTTGCACAACCAAATGACACATTGTCCGGCTATGGCCAGTTAAATTTGGATATCAACATCGGCAATACGCCAAATAGTGTTGATCCAATAAATTCCCTGCAAAATGAATATGATCAATGGCTAATAGCAAATTATGATGCCGCCTATTTATCTCGAGGTTTAGTATCATCAACGTATTTACAACCTGGAATAGATACACTTACACTTTCAGCAGTTGTTTATAATCATGCTGAACATGATGTTGAAGTATTTGCCAAAATAACTGATAGCGATAATTTATTGGTTGATTCCCTTAGTTTATTCAATGATGGTTTGCATAATGATGCAGCTTTTGATGACAGCATATGGGCCGTTCAATTTAAACCCGAGTCTATTGAAAAAAGTTACAAGGTTAGTATTACAACTATCGACAAATCTGTAGGCTTATCCTTTATAAATAAAAACATAACACAATTTACAACTATTGGCCCAGTAAAAGTAACAGAGCGAGCATATATCGATACAAGTTACAACCAAGACACCAATACACAATTCATTCTACTAACCATAAAAAATTATGGGATAACTACCAAAGCCAAAGACCTTTCTGTTACTCTCAATACCGAAGATCCTAGAATAGAGAAAATGGAAATCAGCACAAGAACCATTCCTGATCTTGAGCCTGGTGAAATTGATACATCAACGATCTTTTCACTTTTTGCATTCGTTTATGCGGATAGTTTTCTTCCGGATTGCACACTTATAAATCCAATTCTGTTTAATGTTGATGTTTTCAGTGATGGGTATCTTTACTGGACATCTTCATTTGAATTTGTAGCCGACAAAATTTCTACTATAAAGGGTGAGCAACATTTAATACCTGAAAAGTATTACTTAAACCAGAATTACCCCAATCCATTTAATCCTGTAACAACAATCAGTTATTATTTGCCCAAAACCAGTAAAGTAAAACTATACGTATTTGATTTACAGGGCAAAATTGTTGCAACGCTGGTTAATAATAAACAATCGGCAGGAATTCATAAGGTTGAATGGGATGCCAAGGGATTTGCAACGGGTGTCTATTTGTACAAATTAGAAGTCGACGATTTTGTTAGGATACGCAAGATGGTTGTTCTTAAATAA
- a CDS encoding T9SS type A sorting domain-containing protein, giving the protein MQKLIFILLVIFTVAYSDIINVPGDQSSIQGGINTSDHGDTVLVAPGEYFENIQFAGKRILLTSQFIFEKDTSFISSTIINGSGNNNSVVKFSFNEDTTSILNGFTITGGKGSFYSGWASYAGGGIYVTNGAKITNNHIINNSIHHNTNEVDGGGIFIVTGYSNDDTNGNVIIKNNLIANNKISGRKWIIGGGVAVFGFGKTLISNNVIRNNSVNAELPHDWISGGGGIFILDRSPKIIKNIIVGNEAQNGGGIAAMGFPRGFNFRLINNTIADNNASITGGGAWFSNGHATVVNNIFWNNSAPKNPDIFTRGELNISYSITQEAFPGTGNIQTDPLFENSDYHLGGLSPAIDAGNPEEKFNDLADPDNPSEPLWPAKGSLTADIGSFGGNDAVNLAIEDFIIEENFLYKQFSDMHYRFAYPLNYDHINLYPLTIVLHGSGNWGTDNESQLHEGLSWRVNAEHYGYNDFTILPQAPTNGGWDASANLNTVFNLIKTTIENFPIDTTKIVITGWSQGAVGTWRLLNLHPRLFSAAVPLSGDDRGGFGKIKHIPVWVNHGKSDEEVAVSTSQYYISEFENTGLNAIYTENLSDEQISDAINNNARLFYSEIIGAGHDINRYAYDNNFLFDWLNKQSLPLIRPAETSISSISKDSVLFTLVFLNPHNFQHNQTLRVEDFETNPIDSLPLFDDGLHGDEKAGDGVWGNYFKPVPEVKFYRLGVQIANIDREHEFFFNDVARYTTTGPVQPPEQAYIDTSYNKDTNTQSFFLILQNFDTSAIAEDLSVTLSTDDLRIDKMEIDTRTFLDLAPGEIDTSDIFTFFSFIYGDGFLPDCTLINPISFNVDVSSDGYLYWTSSFEFVADKISAIKGEQLLLPEKYYLNQNYPNPFNPSTAIKYQLPKTSKVDLSIYNLLGQKVISLVNKKQNAGQYAIEWDASGFSSGVYFLKMKTNTGFVQTRKLIVLK; this is encoded by the coding sequence ATGCAAAAGCTTATATTTATTCTTTTGGTTATATTTACTGTTGCCTATTCAGATATAATCAATGTTCCTGGCGACCAAAGTAGTATTCAAGGAGGTATAAATACATCGGATCACGGCGACACTGTATTGGTTGCGCCAGGGGAGTATTTCGAAAACATTCAATTTGCAGGAAAACGCATTTTGTTAACAAGTCAATTCATTTTTGAAAAAGACACATCTTTCATTAGCAGCACAATAATTAATGGAAGCGGAAATAATAATTCTGTGGTTAAATTTAGTTTTAATGAGGATACAACTTCCATTTTGAATGGATTTACAATTACTGGAGGCAAAGGCAGTTTTTATTCTGGATGGGCTTCTTATGCTGGAGGTGGAATTTATGTAACTAATGGAGCCAAGATTACTAATAACCACATTATTAATAATAGTATACATCATAATACAAATGAGGTAGATGGAGGTGGAATTTTTATTGTAACTGGTTATTCAAATGATGATACAAACGGGAATGTAATCATTAAAAATAACCTAATTGCCAATAATAAAATAAGTGGCCGTAAATGGATTATTGGTGGTGGAGTTGCAGTTTTTGGTTTCGGGAAAACACTCATCTCAAATAATGTTATTAGAAATAATTCAGTAAATGCAGAGCTGCCACACGACTGGATTTCTGGTGGTGGTGGTATTTTCATACTTGACCGGAGCCCTAAAATAATTAAAAATATTATTGTTGGAAATGAAGCCCAAAATGGAGGAGGGATTGCAGCAATGGGTTTTCCTAGAGGTTTTAATTTCCGGTTAATAAATAATACAATTGCTGATAACAATGCTTCAATTACCGGTGGTGGCGCATGGTTTTCAAATGGGCATGCTACTGTTGTAAATAATATTTTTTGGAATAATTCAGCTCCCAAAAATCCTGATATTTTTACTCGTGGAGAATTAAATATTTCTTATTCAATTACCCAGGAAGCTTTCCCTGGGACTGGAAATATCCAAACCGATCCACTGTTTGAAAACAGTGATTATCATCTGGGAGGTTTAAGTCCGGCGATTGATGCAGGAAATCCTGAAGAAAAGTTCAATGACCTAGCTGATCCTGATAATCCGTCTGAGCCTTTATGGCCGGCAAAAGGAAGTCTGACAGCAGATATCGGATCATTTGGTGGAAATGACGCAGTCAACTTAGCAATTGAAGATTTTATTATTGAGGAAAATTTTCTTTATAAACAATTTAGCGATATGCATTATCGTTTTGCCTACCCTTTAAATTATGACCACATAAATCTATATCCATTAACAATTGTTTTACATGGCTCAGGAAATTGGGGCACTGATAATGAAAGTCAACTTCACGAAGGCTTATCCTGGAGGGTTAATGCAGAACATTATGGATATAATGATTTTACCATTTTACCACAAGCGCCAACCAACGGTGGGTGGGATGCGAGCGCTAATTTAAATACCGTCTTTAATTTGATAAAAACGACAATTGAAAATTTCCCAATTGATACCACAAAAATAGTCATTACTGGTTGGTCTCAGGGAGCCGTTGGCACTTGGAGATTATTAAATCTTCATCCCCGGTTATTTTCTGCAGCTGTACCTTTAAGTGGAGATGATAGAGGCGGTTTTGGAAAAATTAAACATATACCTGTTTGGGTTAATCACGGTAAATCTGATGAAGAAGTTGCTGTATCAACCTCACAATATTACATTTCCGAGTTTGAAAACACTGGATTAAATGCGATATATACTGAAAATCTAAGTGATGAACAGATTAGCGATGCAATTAATAATAATGCCAGACTTTTTTATTCAGAAATTATTGGTGCTGGCCATGATATTAATAGATATGCATATGATAATAACTTTTTATTCGATTGGTTGAATAAACAATCTCTTCCATTGATCCGTCCTGCAGAAACATCAATTAGCTCAATAAGTAAAGATAGTGTTTTATTTACACTGGTTTTTTTAAATCCGCATAATTTTCAGCATAATCAAACATTAAGAGTTGAAGATTTTGAAACAAATCCAATAGATAGTTTGCCTTTGTTTGATGACGGTCTACATGGGGATGAAAAGGCCGGGGACGGTGTTTGGGGAAATTATTTTAAACCGGTTCCTGAAGTGAAGTTTTATAGACTAGGAGTTCAAATAGCAAACATTGACCGGGAACATGAGTTCTTTTTTAATGATGTTGCACGGTATACAACAACTGGCCCAGTGCAGCCGCCAGAACAAGCTTACATTGATACCAGTTATAATAAAGATACAAATACTCAATCCTTTTTTTTGATTTTGCAAAATTTTGACACTTCAGCAATTGCAGAGGATCTTTCGGTTACTTTAAGCACAGATGATTTACGAATTGATAAAATGGAAATTGATACACGGACTTTTCTTGATCTTGCTCCCGGTGAAATAGATACATCCGATATATTTACATTCTTTTCATTTATTTATGGGGATGGTTTTCTTCCGGATTGCACACTCATAAATCCGATTTCGTTTAATGTTGATGTTTCCAGTGATGGTTATCTTTACTGGACATCTTCATTTGAATTTGTAGCAGACAAAATCTCAGCAATAAAGGGTGAACAGCTTTTATTACCTGAAAAATATTACTTAAACCAGAATTATCCCAATCCATTTAATCCTAGTACAGCCATTAAATATCAGTTGCCTAAAACCAGCAAAGTTGATTTAAGTATTTACAATCTTCTTGGTCAAAAGGTGATATCTTTAGTGAACAAAAAACAAAATGCCGGACAATACGCAATTGAGTGGGATGCCAGTGGCTTTAGTAGTGGTGTATATTTTTTGAAAATGAAAACTAACACAGGTTTTGTGCAAACACGCAAGCTTATCGTTTTGAAATAA